In the genome of Hydractinia symbiolongicarpus strain clone_291-10 chromosome 5, HSymV2.1, whole genome shotgun sequence, one region contains:
- the LOC130646321 gene encoding low-density lipoprotein receptor-related protein 2-like translates to MIQPANLKTTVLDFTLMQITAVAFEKASNTIYYAQSNGKIKAVKDVYGKRPNKMIFNVKKPTALDIESCFGYLFIADSGSRSIIRYDTRHNISFTVVDGLSLPNALTVDKLTEKLFWADTTTDSYVYKYNF, encoded by the exons ATGATACAACCTGCAAATCTCAAAACTACTGTGCTCGACTTTA CGCTAATGCAAATCACGGCAGTTGCATTTGAAAAAGCATCAAATACGATATATTATGCACAATCTAATGGTAAAATTAAAGCTGTGAAAGATGTGTATGGAAAAAGACCAAACAAGATGATCTTTAACGTAAAAAAACCTACAGCTCTTGACATTGAATCTTGTTTTGG GTACCTATTTATAGCAGATTCAGGTTCTCGGTCCATCATACGCTATGACACAAGACATAACATATCTTTTACAGTCGTAGACGGATTATCATTACCCAACGCGTTAACAGTGGATAAACTGACTGAAAAATTGTTCTGGGCGGATACAACAACTGATTCGTATGTGTACAAATATAATTTCTAA